From a region of the Sebaldella sp. S0638 genome:
- a CDS encoding TlpA disulfide reductase family protein, with the protein MKKYLLLLMIFICSFAFSADPVDFKVNLAKGETFPEFVLEKLDGTKELSTKVFDKNKKTLIVVAAEWCPACQWEMGQLAKFYEKNKTKYNVAVVFIRENSSEAKVKGYIDYNKYTFPVYYDYSGKVLEGTGVQTVPTNIVLDKNRKIITAYSGIWEEEDFISNLK; encoded by the coding sequence ATGAAAAAGTATTTGTTATTATTAATGATATTTATATGCAGTTTTGCGTTTTCCGCAGATCCTGTGGATTTTAAGGTGAATCTTGCAAAAGGTGAAACTTTTCCCGAATTTGTTCTGGAAAAATTAGATGGTACAAAGGAACTAAGTACAAAAGTTTTTGATAAAAACAAGAAGACATTAATAGTAGTAGCAGCTGAATGGTGTCCGGCATGTCAGTGGGAAATGGGACAGCTTGCCAAGTTTTATGAAAAGAATAAAACTAAGTATAATGTAGCAGTAGTATTCATAAGGGAAAATTCTTCGGAAGCAAAAGTAAAAGGGTATATCGATTATAACAAATATACTTTCCCTGTTTATTATGACTACAGCGGGAAGGTACTAGAGGGAACAGGAGTTCAGACAGTTCCTACTAATATAGTTCTGGATAAAAACAGAAAAATTATTACTGCATATTCTGGAATATGGGAAGAAGAAGATTTTATCAGTAATTTGAAATAA